A region of Mesoplodon densirostris isolate mMesDen1 chromosome 11, mMesDen1 primary haplotype, whole genome shotgun sequence DNA encodes the following proteins:
- the LOC132498852 gene encoding LOW QUALITY PROTEIN: TAF5-like RNA polymerase II p300/CBP-associated factor-associated factor 65 kDa subunit 5L (The sequence of the model RefSeq protein was modified relative to this genomic sequence to represent the inferred CDS: deleted 1 base in 1 codon) yields the protein MKRVRTEQIQMAVSCYLKRRQYGDADGPLKQGLRLSQSAEEMATSLAVQSESGCANIVSAAPCQAEPQQYEVQFGRLRNFLTDSESQHSHEVMPLLYPLFVYLHLNLVQNSPKSTVESFYSRFHGMFLQNASQKDVIEQLQTTQTIQDIPSNFRLRAFLDNKYVVRLQEDSYNYLLRYLQSDNNTALCRVLTWHIHLDVQPAKRTDYQLYASGGPSRGEGGGLEPPDVPAPILQNEAALEVLQESIKRVKDGPPPLTTICFYAFYNTEQLLNTAEVSPDSKLLAAGFDNSCIKLWSLRSKKLKSEPHQVDVSRIHLACDILEKEDDEDDNAGTEMKVLRGHCGPVYSTRFLADSSGLLSCSEDMSIRYWDLGSFTNTVLYQGHAYPVWDLDISPHSLYFASGSHDRTARLWSFDRTHPLRIYAGHLADVDCVKFHPNSNYLATGSTDKTVRLWSTQQGNSVRLFTGHRGPVLSLAFSPNGKYLASAGEDQRLKLWDLASGTLYKELRGHTDNITSLTFSPDSSLIASASMDNLVRIWDIRSAHCSAPADGSSSELVGVYTGQMSNVLSVQFMACNLLLVTGITQENQEH from the exons ATGAAACGGGTGCGCACCGAGCAGATTCAGATGGCCGTGTCCTGCTACCTCAAACGCCGGCAGTACGGGGACGCAGACGGCCCACTGAAGCAAGGCCTGCGGCTGTCGCAGAGCGCCGAGGAGATGGCCACCAGCCTCGCAGTCCAATCAGAATCTGGTTGTGCCAACATAGTGTCTGCGGCCCCTTGCCAGGCAGAGCCCCAGCAATATGAAGTGCAGTTCGGACGGCTGCGGAATTTCCTCACCGATTCTGAATCCCAGCATAGCCATGAAGTGATGCCTCTCCTGTACCCCCTCTTTGTCTACCTCCACCTCAACCTGGTCCAGAACAGTCCCAAGAGCACAGTGGAAAGTTTTTACAGCCGCTTCCATGGAATGTTTCTGCAGAATGCCAGCCAGAAGGACGTCATCGAGCAGCTGCAGACCACCCAGACCATCCAGGACATCCCGTCTAACTTCCGGCTGCGGGCCTTCCTGGACAACAAGTATGTGGTCCGCCTGCAGGAAGACAGCTACAACTACCTTCTCCGCTACCTCCAGAGTGACAATAACACCGCGCTGTGCAGAGTCCTCACCTGGCACATCCACCTGGACGTGCAGCCCGCCAAGAGGACGGACTACCAGCTCTATGCCAGCGGCGGCCCCTCCCGGGGTGAGGGCGGCGGCCTGGAGCCTCCCGACGTGCCTGCGCCCATCCTGCAGAACGAGGCCGCGCTGGAGGTCCTGCAGGAGAGCATCAAGCGTGTCAAGGACGGCCCCCCG CCTCTCACCACCATCTGCTTCTATGCCTTCTACAACACGGAGCAGCTGCTGAACACGGCGGAGGTCTCCCCGGACAGCAAGCTGCTTGCCGCTGGCTTTGACAACTCCTGTATAAAACTGTGGAGTCTGCGTTCCAAGAAGTTAAAATCCGAACCGCATCAAGTAGACGTGTCCCGCATCCACTTGGCTTGTGATATCTTGGAGAAGGAGGATGACGAGGACGATAACGCAGGCACGGAGATGAAAGTCCTGCGGGGACACTGCGGGCCAGTGTACAGCACCAGGTTCCTTGCGGACAGCTCAGGGCTGCTCTCCTGCTCTGAGGACATGTCCATCAGGTACTGGGACCTCGGCAGCTTCACCAACACCGTGCTGTACCAGGGCCACGCCTACCCCGTGTGGGACCTGGACATCAGCCCGCATAGCCTGTACTTCGCCAGTGGGTCCCACGACCGCACGGCCAGGCTGTGGTCGTTTGATCGGACGCACCCGCTACGCATCTACGCCGGGCACCTGGCAGACGTGGACTGTGTCAAGTTCCACCCCAATTCAAACTACTTAGCCACGGGCTCGACCGACAAGACAGTCCGGCTGTGGAGCACCCAGCAGGGGAACTCGGTGAGGCTCTTCACGGGCCACCGCGGCCCCGTGCTCTCTCTGGCCTTTTCCCCCAACGGTAAGTACTTGGCGTCAGCGGGCGAGGACCAGCGGCTGAAGCTGTGGGACTTGGCGTCCGGGACCCTCTACAAAGAGCTTCGGGGCCACACGGACAACATCACCAGCCTCACCTTCAGCCCGGACAGCAGCCTGATCGCGTCGGCGTCCATGGACAACTTGGTGCGCATCTGGGACATCAGGAGCGCGCACTGCAGCGCACCCGCCGACGGCTCGTCCAGCGAACTCGTGGGTGTCTACACCGGCCAGATGAGCAACGTGCTGAGCGTGCAATTCATGGCCTGCAACCTCCTGCTGGTGACCGGAATCACACAAGAAAATCAGGAACATTGA